AAAAAGTCCTGCCAAAGCCACCTTGTCCTAAAGGCTTAATTGCACGATACCGCTCTTTTAACAGTAATTTACTGCCACAGGTGAGGCAAAAGTTCAGGTTTTCAGGATTTAATGGTTTAGGACAATTAGGATTAAGACAGTAACTCATATAATTTAGCTAATTTAGCGATCGCAGTATGTAATTATTATTTTGCCCTGCCAGTAGTTAAATACTCATCATTTCGATTATTGTTATATATTTTTCAAAGGGGCGATCGCTTTTTAGAAAAAGCTGATGATAAACTTCCAAATTATTGCTATATCTGGTAGTCTAAGAGCCGTTTGCTGGAATAATGCGGTTTTAAAGGCTGCGACCAAATTAGCACCAAAGAATGTCAAGATTACTCTCTATACAGGTCTTGCTGACTTAACCCATTTTAACCCAGATCTCGATCAAGATCCTTTGCCAGATCCGGTTATTGCCCTTCGTCAGTTTTTTAAGGTTGGCAATTGAAGAATTTACTAAGAGAATCAATTCTCAAAATCATGAGATTTAACTAATAACAAACACCAATTAATTATGGCTACTATAACTTCATCTCAAATCAAAAAAAAACTACCTGATGGTCCCAAAGTTCCCGTCCTCATCCAAATAGTTCGAGCCATGTTCGATCAGTTTGCCTTGGCAGAGAAATACTATCAAAAATATGGAGAGATTTACTATACTCCAAAGTCATTATTGCTGCCAGCATTTGCTATTTTCAACGATCCAAAAGCAATTGAAAAAGTTTTTACCGCCGATCCAAATTCCTTTGAAGTCGGACAACAAAGTTCTTTGCCAATTAGGGTTTTATTGGGAGATAATTCTTTAGTTGCATTATCTGGAATCCAGCATCAAAGACAGCGCAAGCTGTTAATGCCTCCTTTTCATGGTGAGAGAATGAAAAGTTATGGCGCAACCATGATTAAAATTACCAAACAAGTTATTTCTCAGTGGGAAGTAGGTAAACCTTTTTCGATTCGCGACTACACTCAAGATATCTCTTTAAGAGTGATTTTAGAGACTATTTTTGGTTTGGATGAAGGGGAGAAATTTGAGCGTTTGAGACAAGTTTTGGTTGAATGGTTAGATATTTTCAACTCTCCTCTTAGATCTAGTTTGCTCTTTTTGCCTTTTCTCCAAAAGGATTTGGGTACTTGGAGTCCTTGGGGACAATTTATCAGAAAAAAACAAATTATTCACGAAATTCTGAATACTGAGATCGATCGCCGTAGAAATAATCCCGATACTTTGGCGGATGATATTCTTAGTTTAATGCTAGCCGCACGGGATGAAGATGGTCAACCCATGAGCAATGCAGAGATTCGAGACGAGTTAATCACAATGTTGTTTGCTGGTCATGAAACTACTGCTAATAGTTTAGCTTGGGCATTTTATTGGCTGCATTATCTGCCAGAAATAGGTCAAAAGTTAAGATTAGAATTAAATTCTTTAGATAAAAATGCTGATGGCAATACTATTAATAAACTCCCTTATCTTAATGCTGTAGTTTCTGAAACTCTCCGACTTCATCCTGTAGTTGCTTTTGTCAACCGTCAGTTGAAAGTACCTTTTGAAATTATGGGATATACTTTTGAACCTGGTACATCTCTATTTCCTTCTATTTATTTAACTCATCAGCGAGAAGATATTTATCCCGAACCCAAAAAGTTCAAACCAGAAAGATTTCTCGAAAAACAGTTTTCCCCTTACGAATATTTACCTTTTGGTGGTGGTAATCGTCGCTGTTTGGGTTATGCTTTTGCTCTGTTTGAGATGAAGTTAGTATTAGCCACTGTATTATCGGAAGTAGAGTTAGAATTGCTCGATAAGCATCCTTTGAAAACGATGCGTCGTGGGATTACTTTTACTCCTGCTGGTGGAGTCAAGATGATGGTTAAAAGCTTTAAATAAACTTCTAGAATGTTAAGCTAAAACGCATCTAGTATTGAGATTTAAATTGATTCAAACTCTTGTGGGGTAGGCATCCTGCCTGCCCCAGTTATCAATTTTAGATGCGGATTTGGTATTATTATGGGGTGAATCTCTTGCCATAGGTGGGACAGCCGAGACGGCTATCCCACAATTTATTTATGATTGCTATACCAAATTTCTCTAAGTCAACCACAACAAACTATCATTCTTAGATAACATCATTAATACATCTGTTCTGTGGCGATCGCAACGCTGCGCGTAAGCGCGATCGCGCAGTCAGACTTGCCATCAATCTATCTTAACACCAAAAGTATGGATAAACCGCTAGGGATAGTCATTCAAGGTTCGCTGACAGCAGGATTAGAAATTAGATTACACCCAGATATCTCGGTAGAAGATATGCGGGTAGGGAAGTTTTTGGTGGTTAGAGGTGTACGCGCAGATTTTTTCTGTATCCTCACAGATGTCTGTTTGGGAACCTCTAGTCCCCGCATTATGGCAAATCCCCCCAGTCCAGACGATGATTTTTTACAAATGGTATTAGCTGGAAGCGGTACTTATGGCACTATTGAATTAGCACCGATGTTGATGTTGAATCGGGAAGCAAATAGGAATGAAGTCAGAAGTCAGAAGTCAGAAGTCAGAAGTTTAAATGGCAAAAATGGTCATGATGAAGAGAAGAACTCCTCTAAGTTAGCATCTTTTGAAGCGCAAACTAGTGCAGATATTCAGTTGTTACCTGTTAAAACTATTCCCAGTCATTTTAGTCAGGTTTATGATGCTCAAGAACGAGATTTTCGCTCGGTATTTGGCTGGGAAGATGACCCTCATC
This window of the Merismopedia glauca CCAP 1448/3 genome carries:
- a CDS encoding NADPH-dependent FMN reductase; translated protein: MINFQIIAISGSLRAVCWNNAVLKAATKLAPKNVKITLYTGLADLTHFNPDLDQDPLPDPVIALRQFFKVGN
- a CDS encoding cytochrome P450, whose product is MATITSSQIKKKLPDGPKVPVLIQIVRAMFDQFALAEKYYQKYGEIYYTPKSLLLPAFAIFNDPKAIEKVFTADPNSFEVGQQSSLPIRVLLGDNSLVALSGIQHQRQRKLLMPPFHGERMKSYGATMIKITKQVISQWEVGKPFSIRDYTQDISLRVILETIFGLDEGEKFERLRQVLVEWLDIFNSPLRSSLLFLPFLQKDLGTWSPWGQFIRKKQIIHEILNTEIDRRRNNPDTLADDILSLMLAARDEDGQPMSNAEIRDELITMLFAGHETTANSLAWAFYWLHYLPEIGQKLRLELNSLDKNADGNTINKLPYLNAVVSETLRLHPVVAFVNRQLKVPFEIMGYTFEPGTSLFPSIYLTHQREDIYPEPKKFKPERFLEKQFSPYEYLPFGGGNRRCLGYAFALFEMKLVLATVLSEVELELLDKHPLKTMRRGITFTPAGGVKMMVKSFK